The nucleotide window GCGTGGCTAAGGGAGAAAGGTGCAGCAAAGCCTATGTTGTCCTTGAGCACTCTCCTTGCATGTTCAGATGCACGATTTGTAAAATATTATGTGGATGTTCATCCAGAAGGTCCAGCCATGTGGGAAAGTTTTAAAATGCAAAAGAGCTAAGAATTAGATCCTTCTAATCTCCTGTCTATTATTTTGGTTAAACTACCATCTTGTATAAGAAGGCTTTACTAATTGATTCATACTCGGTTtgttgaacaaaaataaataaattcattgaTGAGAAATTCTGTTCATGTTCTACTTTATTTGATGACAACGATTTTGTTCACATCATGTTCAATGCTcgatttattgaacaaaaatatataaattcgtTGATGTGAAATTATGTTCATGTTCTACTGTATTTGGCGACAACCATTTGGTTCGCATCGTGCTCTTGTGGCTTATCATGCATTGCTGAGTTGGTTTTATAGGTAATTGCAATAGAATGAGACTGTTTTGCTTGATGTTTAGTGCTCTCATAAAAGGCAATTGTAATCGATCAAAGAATTGTAGATGATAGGATCCATTTTACAAGTTTGGAATTGAATGGCAGGTAAAATTATGCACAAGTAGACCTTCGTGTACTTATAACTGAACTTGGACCAGTTACAAACTTCTACTCTGTTTTTTCTGCTCTTTCTTACCTTTCTTTAGCTTTGAATTCCATGTTTACCAGAAACAGCCCCAATAACATGATATTTTCCATCAACTCTGAGAATCCAAGAACGCATCGCTCAAAGTTTGTCATCAACAGAACTAAGGACTCAAAATGATTAGGGGAaccaatattttgttaaaatcaGAATCAAAGATTGATTTCCATTGCAAGGTTCTCTACAGAGTTACAAAACTAGGACACTAGCTAGTTCGTGCAGTTAAAATGGCAATCCGCATCTGCTAAGATTGCTTACTAAGCTCTCATCAGCATCCTAGGAAAAATGTGTTCATAATTGGGAGGCTTACAATTAGATACAATTTACAAGCCTTCATAATTTCCCAACCTTCAGATTTTCACCAACATTTTTCAGAGATGATGAGGAGGATGATGAAGACAACCTAAAGAGGTTCTTAGCAGCCTTGTCCTTGCTAAATGCCTTTTGTACTTCCTCCTTAAGCTCCATGAAACGCGTCCTCTTTATTTTCTGCTCATCAGGGGTGCCCGTCTcaaggaaaaacaaatcaGGAAGGTCGTCCTTAATGAACTTATCCAGGACTTCCGAGCAATGAGGAAAATAGGATCTACCCGTACTGACTGCCACAACAGAACAAGAAGGCTTAAAAGGAGAAAATCAATGATCATTTTACCAAGCAGATTCTAAATACTATATACTAGCTCATGATGTGTAACATCCTTCCAGAGGTCGTGCTTCCTTTGAGAAGCCAAGAGTcacaataacaataaaagatcATATGTCTATCTAAGAGACTAAAAGCATGCTGCATTTACCTGTTTTCATGAGAGCTTCTAACCTAGAACGGAGTCTTTTGTTCTGCACGGTAGGAGTCTCATTTAAATCAACATCCATCAAATTCCCAGTTGAGCCTTTGAATGAAGAGAGCCCAGAAAATTGAGATGTTGTTTCGGCATGAGCAATGGCCATGGCTACCTTGGCTTCAGTAGGGAATAACAATCGGGCAAATGCCACTGCAATAAATAATGCAATTCAGAGATCTAATCAGTAAAAGTCAAAGATATCATGTCAGAGACTCAAGGCACACAAccaatcaaaagaagaaatatgaAAGGCAAAAGGTTGAAGTTCATGTGTTAATATAAGAAGACTACATATCTACACCCAGCAATTACCAAGTGTAAAGAGATGCGTTTGCAAACAAGCTATTCATTTTGCAAGAACTCATTGATATATGACATAGGAAGAGTAGTggatcaaaacaaaaatgtcaaAGGACCAAAAGTATTCACCACTGATATGAAGCTCAAAAATTAACTtgtatgaatatatatatctccttTCGATAGATAACACTTTGGTCCAGGAaaatttgttcttcattttcttcatatatCAAAGCAATCACTAAAACGTATAACCAGCAAAAAGAGAGTAATTACAACCATATAGAAAAGTATTTCATTGATTTAAGCTCATAATCCAATAATTCAGTTTCCTTCTCGGGGAAAAAGAACCCTAAAGATTTTATGAATTGAGAATGTCTTAGAAATGATCTTAGAAATGTTACCTCTGTTCTCCAGGTTCAGCAATTGCATGTGCAGGTCATCAGGCATTATTTGGGAAGATATAGACGCATCCGCAGCCATCGGATTCCTCTGCATTTCTCTTTCTAGAACATCAATGCATATCCGGTCTTTGTTTGCTTCTTCTCCCCTCTCTGTTTTCGAATGATAATCCTTTGCCCTCGTCAACCTCCGGCAAATGCTAACAGCACTCTCACCATCTAATGTCAGCTCTGACACACGAGCTCCTTTAGTCAGAAGCAATACTATAATTGATGGCTCTTTGCGCATCACAGCAATGTGAAGTACTGTATAACCCCGAGAATTCCGGAGGTTAACATCAACCAGACCCAGACCAATCACTTCAGTCACAACCTTAGGATCGCAGTAAGCTGCAGCATAATGGAGAGCATTGGCTTCATCTAAGGTTATATCAGACTCACTTAAAAGAAGTTTCACAAGTTCAACATCATCTGAGTCCAACGCCTTATGTATTCTCCTGATTCTCTTTTCACGCAAGGGGTCCACTGCTGCAATGTTGGGGTCACAGTCTTGCTGAGAATTGTGGcgaataattttaattttctccaCAATCTCATCAGGAAGTTCCTTCTCAAGAGAGATGCTATCAAGATCTGATCGTGCCACTCTCTCTATGCACTGATCAATGAGCTGACTCAACTTACAATGGAAACCAACCAGGAGGATTGGGATGACATCATCTGCCAGGGCTTtcccaacaaaattaataagcCGTCGCTGCCGATACATAGATAACAAAATCAGAACAATCTTTCTTAACATTCCAAAAACAAGTTGGATGGATCATACTGACcgcaaaagaaaacagaaatttGACTAATTTCTTAATATGGTATCAATTTTGACCAGAAATTTAGAGTAACAGAAGACCAACCTGGAGAATTGAAACCAAATCCGGCATTTGGAAAACGGAAGATGCATACATCAATTCCACagcaaaattaattgcagGCCCGCATGCGTCATGGGCACATACACTGTGAACGCAAGTTGAAACCTCCATGGGAAAAGGCTTCAGCTTTCCAGTATACACATAGCTTAGGAAAACCAAGAAAGCTTCATACAAAACATTTCCATAAGGCAGCAAATCACTCATACAATACGTTGGTTTACCTTCTTTCTCGGAAGACCCATTTGCTCGCTTGAATAGCTCGCCGAAAAAGCTACTTCTGGAAGCCAATATGCATCTGTAAACGCCCACAGATTTTCCCTCAACGATGATAACGGCATCACTGTAATCAGAGCTAGAGTCAACCAAGAGCAGCTGCTCCAAATTGGAACTGAGCTTGGTCAAACTGATGACTTCAAGGCTAGGCACAGGTTCGCAACCAGAGGAGGAAGATGGGTTGTTGTGGGTTTTTGAAGCGTTTGGTATATGGGAAGATGAGGTGAAGGTCAAAGAGGATGAAGGTTCAGCTGAATAATTAGCCATTAAGCTAAGCTAGAATCTAGATGGATCAACTTCAAGCATGAAGCACATAATAATCCAGTGCTTCACCAACAGTCAACGTTGTTTTTTAGTGATATTTCAACTTGACTCACGTGATTccactatttttttattcaaaaataaatatgctcttttgttttttcgttggaaaaaaaaataagcatGCTCATGGCAAACAAAAGTGATAActataataaattaaagttctatgcttgtattaaaaataaataaaatctcaaTTCCTTCTAAGGTAACACAAAAGTTGTATTATAAAgtctaaattaaaattttcatccaatcaaactatcgcttatattagaaaagaaaaaaaaatcatccaaTCAGAGCAACCAAAGACCCTTGTATGCATGTCGACATTaacttgtagctcaagtgattGAAGACAACATGACTTCTTTTCCCATTTATACTTGGAAAAAGAGTTGTGAAACCTCAAAGCATAAACCTTCAGTTCCAGAATATGGTAAGTAGTTCGAACTGTTGCTTAGGAGAATCTCATGTGCCAAGATATTTAAACTGATGCGTGAAGACTAAGTTTTCCTTTCCCTCAGCAGAAATCTTGGTGTTCCAGATGTGCGATTTCGTAGATTAAATGTACTATTGGCTTTAAGGAAGTGATTGTACatagtttaattttttgtgaaatgCAGCTTTTGTTAGCCAAGTACTGAGAAGTTTTTCTGAAATCATGAACACAGCTAATTAACAACTACGTTAAAAAAGAATTTGTGATGCTTCAGATGGCATTAAGATTGAAGCAGAAATGTAAGTTGTATCATCGTTTCATTATTCTGTTCTTACTATTTCTTACATAGGCAATTCTCTCAGATCTGTCTTCATAtgaaaaacccagaaaatcaTCTCTCTGCTCATAAGCAAAGCTGAGTATTCTGCAACTTAATTTTTAGGCCGAATGATAACACCCTTGATAACAAGTCCTCTATTCCATTTCCCACTATCATATTCATACATCGAAAACTCCATGTCACCAGGTATTTCCGGTGATGCTCTAAACTCACCAACCGAAATCTCTATCCATTCCTCTCTTGGGATTTCCTTCAACTTAACTTCATGCCATTGTTTGCTACCATCTGGAAGAGTGAGACTGACATTCACTGGAACATCCCATCCATCAGCTGAAGCTTTCAGCTTGACCACAAACGCAACTTCATACAGAGTTCCTGGTGACAGCTTTGTAGTC belongs to Prunus persica cultivar Lovell chromosome G4, Prunus_persica_NCBIv2, whole genome shotgun sequence and includes:
- the LOC18781165 gene encoding regulatory protein NPR3 yields the protein MANYSAEPSSSLTFTSSSHIPNASKTHNNPSSSSGCEPVPSLEVISLTKLSSNLEQLLLVDSSSDYSDAVIIVEGKSVGVYRCILASRSSFFGELFKRANGSSEKEGKPTYCMSDLLPYGNVLYEAFLVFLSYVYTGKLKPFPMEVSTCVHSVCAHDACGPAINFAVELMYASSVFQMPDLVSILQRRLINFVGKALADDVIPILLVGFHCKLSQLIDQCIERVARSDLDSISLEKELPDEIVEKIKIIRHNSQQDCDPNIAAVDPLREKRIRRIHKALDSDDVELVKLLLSESDITLDEANALHYAAAYCDPKVVTEVIGLGLVDVNLRNSRGYTVLHIAVMRKEPSIIVLLLTKGARVSELTLDGESAVSICRRLTRAKDYHSKTERGEEANKDRICIDVLEREMQRNPMAADASISSQIMPDDLHMQLLNLENRVAFARLLFPTEAKVAMAIAHAETTSQFSGLSSFKGSTGNLMDVDLNETPTVQNKRLRSRLEALMKTVSTGRSYFPHCSEVLDKFIKDDLPDLFFLETGTPDEQKIKRTRFMELKEEVQKAFSKDKAAKNLFRLSSSSSSSSLKNVGENLKVGKL